In Morococcus cerebrosus, a single genomic region encodes these proteins:
- a CDS encoding RlmE family RNA methyltransferase — protein sequence MAVRSKSSKAWLHEHVNDHYVHMAQKDGYRARAAYKLLEINEKDKLIKPGTVLADLGSAPGSWSQVAAKLVGNSGRVFALDILPMDEIEGVSFIQGDFREDEVLAQFETLLDARPLDLVICDMAPNMSGNAVTDQARSFYLCELALDFAVNHLKTGGSFLVKVFQGAGYQEYMAAMREIFGTVQTRKPEASRNRSSEIYLLGKNKR from the coding sequence ATGGCAGTACGTTCAAAATCATCAAAAGCCTGGCTTCACGAACACGTAAACGATCATTACGTCCACATGGCGCAAAAAGACGGTTATCGCGCCCGCGCTGCATATAAACTGCTGGAAATCAACGAAAAAGACAAATTAATCAAACCCGGCACGGTTTTGGCGGATTTAGGCAGCGCACCGGGAAGCTGGTCGCAAGTCGCGGCAAAACTGGTCGGCAATTCAGGACGAGTGTTCGCATTGGATATCCTGCCTATGGATGAAATAGAAGGTGTTTCTTTTATTCAGGGCGACTTCAGGGAAGACGAAGTATTGGCGCAATTTGAAACCCTGCTGGACGCCCGTCCGCTAGACCTTGTAATTTGCGATATGGCACCCAATATGTCGGGTAACGCCGTAACCGACCAAGCCCGCAGCTTTTATTTATGTGAACTGGCTTTGGACTTTGCCGTCAATCATTTGAAAACAGGCGGCAGCTTTTTGGTGAAAGTATTTCAGGGAGCGGGCTATCAGGAATATATGGCAGCCATGCGTGAAATCTTCGGAACGGTGCAGACGCGCAAGCCCGAGGCATCGCGCAATCGTTCCAGTGAGATTTATTTATTAGGAAAAAATAAACGCTGA
- the yhbY gene encoding ribosome assembly RNA-binding protein YhbY, with product MTDNKLSTKEILELKARAHYLHPVVMVGQQGLTESVIKETDAALTAHELIKVRVFGDDRAERVEICNALCEAVDAQLVQHIGKLLVLWRKNLEA from the coding sequence ATGACTGACAATAAATTAAGCACCAAAGAAATTTTGGAATTGAAAGCCCGCGCCCACTACCTTCATCCCGTTGTAATGGTGGGACAACAAGGTTTGACCGAGTCCGTTATCAAAGAAACCGATGCCGCTCTGACGGCGCATGAGTTAATCAAAGTCCGTGTATTCGGCGACGACCGCGCCGAACGCGTTGAAATTTGCAATGCGTTGTGCGAAGCCGTCGATGCGCAACTGGTTCAGCATATCGGTAAGCTGTTGGTGTTGTGGCGTAAAAACTTGGAGGCTTGA
- a CDS encoding TonB-dependent receptor: protein MNSKLALMPLLIMSAFSYAADEATPEAPVQQQLQEVHVRADAKRVKAARSYSIASDGDLRDRVNLGVLGKANAFTAPITVVNYDEQALNNTEARTLVDAVAKKDASVWQFGGESNTLTGLYFRGYQLDARQFSVNGLAGMYGTQGTASVQVGSAQLIKGASTAVNGMDPEGAVSGSVNIETKKAADEGNRKIGLGWFSNNRAQGTFDLGQRFGENKEFGVRANGKLRHGDTPRHGYSEDNKEFALNADYRGEKLRVAFDSIYAKRKTNGGRARMQDIQNANGRLFDAPEGKVNLAPSWQAQNTRGQTNMLTFEWDAFENAQITGGIGYNNARYYGNFASPTVTSSGLTYNSGRARLTDQRFKTLSMNLTARGEFETGPVSHNWSAAFDRIDRKRTTYQGARQTRSSVIDPSLDIPTQLAKLDSNLGTAWSATPSVDTVIKVNSLAVSDTLGFVDNKYRLTLGGRFQAVEQKNKLNGRKADASRFSPMLMAAWVPQPDLVVYGNYMEDLEPSDIRTDDDHVTMADPRVSRQFEVGVRKNWGDFVTTLNAFQIKRPGYWRGNTTSGTDFAMRKNAGLAYSGSEQGMERSRGIEFNTYANLLNKTLRPSFGLMYLQSTVKDYPNFADNLVNGVQVANPRVIAKAGVEWDTPFAKGLTLNGNVSYFGKSYQDTQKQYAFPSYTLVDVGARYKTKLGKNTLTVSSSVENLFNKNYWQVQRGQYDRSFAVVGMPRTYWLKAELDF, encoded by the coding sequence ATGAACAGCAAATTAGCCCTGATGCCGCTTTTGATTATGAGCGCATTTTCTTATGCCGCCGATGAAGCGACGCCCGAAGCCCCAGTGCAACAGCAGTTGCAGGAAGTCCATGTCCGCGCCGACGCCAAACGCGTCAAAGCCGCCCGCTCTTACTCCATCGCCAGCGACGGCGACTTGCGCGACCGCGTAAATTTGGGCGTATTGGGCAAAGCCAATGCCTTTACCGCGCCGATTACCGTCGTCAACTACGACGAACAAGCCCTTAACAACACCGAAGCGCGTACTTTGGTGGATGCCGTAGCAAAAAAAGACGCTTCCGTTTGGCAGTTTGGCGGAGAAAGCAACACGCTGACCGGCCTGTATTTCCGCGGTTATCAGCTTGATGCGCGCCAATTCAGCGTCAACGGTTTGGCAGGTATGTACGGCACGCAAGGCACGGCCAGCGTGCAAGTTGGCTCCGCGCAACTGATTAAAGGCGCGTCCACCGCCGTAAACGGCATGGACCCTGAAGGCGCGGTATCCGGTTCCGTCAATATCGAGACCAAAAAAGCCGCCGACGAAGGCAACCGTAAAATCGGTTTGGGCTGGTTCAGCAACAACCGCGCCCAAGGCACATTCGACTTGGGTCAACGCTTCGGCGAAAACAAAGAATTCGGCGTGCGCGCCAACGGCAAACTGCGCCACGGCGACACCCCGCGCCACGGTTACAGCGAAGACAATAAAGAATTTGCCTTGAATGCCGACTATCGCGGCGAAAAACTGCGCGTGGCGTTCGATTCCATCTACGCGAAACGCAAAACCAACGGCGGCCGCGCGCGTATGCAGGATATTCAAAACGCCAACGGCCGCTTGTTTGACGCGCCTGAAGGCAAAGTGAATCTGGCGCCGAGCTGGCAGGCTCAAAACACGCGCGGTCAGACCAATATGCTGACCTTCGAATGGGATGCGTTTGAAAATGCCCAAATTACAGGCGGTATCGGCTACAACAATGCGCGCTATTATGGTAATTTCGCCTCTCCTACCGTTACGAGCAGCGGTTTGACCTACAATTCAGGTCGCGCACGTTTGACCGACCAGCGTTTCAAAACGCTCAGTATGAATCTGACTGCACGTGGCGAATTTGAAACCGGTCCGGTAAGTCACAACTGGAGTGCCGCATTTGACCGTATCGACCGCAAACGCACCACTTATCAAGGCGCACGTCAAACACGAAGCAGTGTTATCGATCCGAGCCTTGATATTCCAACTCAATTGGCAAAATTGGATTCCAACTTAGGAACGGCATGGAGTGCAACGCCTTCAGTGGATACCGTGATCAAAGTAAATAGTTTGGCGGTATCTGACACGCTGGGTTTTGTCGACAACAAATACCGCCTCACTTTGGGCGGACGTTTCCAAGCCGTCGAGCAGAAAAACAAATTAAACGGCCGCAAAGCGGATGCGAGCCGTTTCAGCCCGATGTTGATGGCGGCATGGGTTCCGCAGCCTGACTTGGTGGTTTACGGCAACTATATGGAAGATTTGGAGCCGTCCGACATCCGTACCGATGATGACCATGTAACGATGGCAGATCCGCGCGTCAGCCGTCAGTTTGAAGTCGGCGTACGCAAAAACTGGGGCGATTTCGTAACGACGCTGAACGCATTCCAAATCAAACGTCCGGGTTACTGGCGCGGTAATACGACTTCAGGTACTGACTTCGCAATGCGCAAAAATGCAGGCTTGGCTTATAGCGGTTCCGAGCAAGGCATGGAACGCAGCCGCGGTATCGAGTTCAATACCTATGCCAATTTGTTGAACAAAACCCTGCGTCCGAGCTTTGGTTTGATGTATCTGCAATCGACCGTAAAAGATTACCCGAATTTCGCCGACAATCTTGTTAACGGCGTGCAAGTCGCCAACCCACGCGTGATTGCCAAAGCGGGCGTGGAATGGGACACCCCGTTTGCCAAAGGCTTGACCTTGAACGGCAACGTTTCGTACTTCGGCAAGTCTTACCAAGACACTCAAAAGCAATACGCCTTCCCATCCTATACCTTGGTTGACGTAGGCGCGCGCTACAAAACCAAACTGGGTAAAAACACCCTGACCGTCAGCAGCTCGGTAGAAAACCTGTTCAACAAAAACTACTGGCAGGTACAGCGCGGCCAATACGACCGCAGCTTCGCCGTCGTCGGCATGCCGCGTACTTACTGGCTGAAAGCGGAATTGGATTTCTAA
- a CDS encoding ABC transporter ATP-binding protein/permease yields the protein MQKWQIELYSTPSWLLQTLLMVAAASAVILFLARETRFGREFAYILRLCLTPKSAVKVLLLITAMIALLLTEVRLNVLSTFMSKGLYDSMQDLNASAFWMFAAMNAGVVLVRAFNNVVNDFLDQGLAIKWSERLNEVLTTRWLADKNYYRLQMRRHAPDNIDQRIQQDAQDFIASTIEFVRGMVNSVVTSLEFAVVLWGLAGILTVFGFDIPHGIVWFVYMFVILATFIAMWIGNPLIRYNYENEKLNGDYRYSLIRVRDHAESVAFYSGEQHEHDQLADRFKAIIRNRWRIARQSVCLSGFNDMFTNGIKLFPIILQAPRLFAGQIKIGDIQQTVQAFARLQNALSFFRLFYNKFTAYRARLERLYGFLLSTEEQHSAQQPDITEVSDDLSLENVVLFRHNGEILLSGINVNLKSGDSLLIRGPSGCGKTSLLRALAGLWPFGSSGKVSRPPHQDILFLPQRPYTAQGSLRDAICYPDIDKQHPELADAMNTCRLGYLVDKLDKPDDWQHKLSPGELQRIAFVRALLSQPKVILLDEATAALDEPTEALLYRALKQKLPQSIIISIGHRSTLNEFHDFSLDVGNVACD from the coding sequence ATGCAAAAATGGCAAATCGAGCTTTATTCCACGCCGTCTTGGCTGTTACAGACCTTATTGATGGTCGCCGCCGCCTCGGCGGTGATTCTGTTTTTGGCACGCGAAACGCGCTTCGGGCGCGAGTTTGCCTATATCCTGCGGCTGTGTCTGACGCCGAAAAGCGCGGTCAAAGTATTGCTGCTGATTACGGCGATGATTGCGCTGCTGCTGACCGAAGTGCGGCTGAATGTATTGAGTACCTTCATGTCCAAAGGGCTTTACGACTCGATGCAGGATTTGAACGCCTCCGCGTTTTGGATGTTTGCAGCGATGAACGCCGGCGTGGTGCTGGTGCGGGCGTTTAACAACGTCGTCAACGACTTTCTCGATCAAGGCTTGGCGATTAAATGGTCGGAGCGGCTCAATGAAGTGCTGACGACACGCTGGCTTGCCGATAAAAACTACTACCGCCTGCAAATGCGCCGCCATGCGCCGGACAACATCGACCAGCGTATCCAACAAGACGCGCAGGATTTCATCGCCTCAACCATAGAATTTGTGCGCGGCATGGTCAATTCGGTCGTTACCTCGCTGGAATTTGCCGTTGTTTTGTGGGGCTTGGCGGGCATCCTGACCGTGTTCGGCTTCGACATTCCGCACGGTATCGTTTGGTTTGTCTATATGTTTGTGATTTTGGCGACCTTTATCGCCATGTGGATAGGCAACCCTCTGATTCGTTACAACTATGAAAACGAAAAACTCAACGGCGACTATCGTTATTCCCTCATCCGCGTGCGCGACCACGCCGAAAGCGTGGCGTTTTACAGCGGCGAACAACACGAACACGACCAGCTTGCCGACCGCTTCAAAGCCATCATCCGCAACCGTTGGCGCATCGCCCGCCAAAGCGTCTGCTTGAGCGGCTTTAACGATATGTTTACCAACGGAATCAAGCTCTTCCCCATTATTTTGCAAGCCCCGCGCCTGTTTGCCGGACAAATCAAAATCGGCGACATCCAGCAGACCGTCCAAGCCTTCGCCCGACTGCAAAACGCCCTGTCCTTCTTTCGGCTGTTCTACAACAAATTCACCGCCTACCGCGCCCGATTGGAGCGTCTGTACGGCTTTTTGCTGAGTACGGAAGAACAACACAGCGCGCAGCAACCCGACATTACCGAAGTTTCAGACGACCTCTCGCTGGAAAACGTCGTCCTGTTCCGCCACAACGGCGAAATCCTGTTGAGCGGCATCAACGTCAACCTCAAAAGCGGTGATTCCCTGCTGATACGCGGCCCGAGCGGTTGCGGCAAAACCTCGCTGCTGCGCGCGCTGGCAGGGCTTTGGCCGTTCGGCAGCAGCGGCAAAGTCAGCCGTCCGCCGCATCAAGACATCCTCTTCCTGCCGCAACGCCCGTACACGGCACAAGGCAGCCTGCGCGACGCGATTTGTTACCCCGACATCGACAAACAGCATCCCGAACTAGCCGACGCCATGAACACCTGCCGCTTAGGTTATCTCGTTGATAAATTAGACAAACCCGACGACTGGCAACACAAACTCTCCCCGGGCGAACTGCAACGCATCGCCTTCGTCCGCGCCCTGCTCTCGCAACCCAAAGTCATCCTGCTTGACGAAGCCACCGCCGCCTTGGACGAACCGACCGAGGCCCTGCTCTACCGCGCCTTAAAGCAAAAACTGCCGCAGAGCATCATCATCAGCATCGGCCACCGCAGCACGCTCAACGAGTTTCACGATTTCAGTCTTGATGTTGGCAACGTAGCTTGCGATTGA
- a CDS encoding DUF2130 domain-containing protein, translating into MHEIKCPHCHTAFTVNEASYADILNQVRTQEFQTEIHERLQQAQMQFQSDMQLAQAQAQNQFDKILADKNHEIAALSNQINAYEKDSKLAAAEIEGRLKAQIAEQDKLIAKLKAQAKSLETAKNMEKELEITKAVAEKERELGNLNTQLMLQSKENQLEKQSLREKYEAELKQKDETIAFYKDFKARQSTKMIGESLEQHCETEFNRIRTTAFPQAVFGKDNDAKTGSKGDYIYRETDEEGNEIISIMFEMKNENDETATKKKNEHFFRELDKDRREKNCEYAVLVSLLEADSDLYNNGIVDVSYAYPKMYVVRPQFFIPIVSLLRNAALNSLKYKQELAQMRAQNIDITHFEEDLDKFKTDFARNYELASRKFQTAIDEIDKTISHLQKTKEALLSSENNLRLANNKATDLTVKKLVRKNPTMKAAFAALEKKED; encoded by the coding sequence ATGCACGAAATCAAATGCCCGCACTGCCACACCGCGTTTACCGTCAACGAAGCCAGTTACGCCGACATCCTGAACCAAGTCCGCACCCAAGAATTTCAAACCGAAATCCACGAGCGCCTGCAACAGGCGCAGATGCAGTTTCAAAGCGATATGCAGCTTGCCCAAGCGCAGGCGCAAAATCAGTTCGACAAAATCCTAGCCGACAAAAACCACGAAATCGCCGCCCTGTCCAACCAAATCAACGCCTACGAAAAAGACAGCAAACTCGCCGCCGCCGAAATCGAAGGTCGTCTGAAAGCGCAAATCGCCGAACAGGATAAATTGATTGCCAAATTGAAAGCGCAGGCAAAATCGCTGGAAACGGCGAAAAACATGGAAAAAGAGCTGGAAATCACCAAAGCTGTTGCCGAAAAAGAGCGCGAATTGGGCAATTTGAACACGCAGCTCATGCTGCAATCCAAAGAAAACCAGTTGGAAAAACAAAGCCTGCGCGAAAAATACGAAGCCGAACTCAAACAAAAAGACGAAACCATCGCCTTCTACAAAGACTTCAAAGCCAGACAGTCCACCAAAATGATAGGCGAAAGCCTAGAGCAGCACTGCGAAACCGAATTCAACCGCATCCGCACCACCGCCTTTCCCCAAGCCGTATTCGGCAAAGACAACGACGCCAAAACCGGCAGCAAAGGCGACTACATCTACCGCGAAACCGATGAAGAAGGCAACGAAATCATCTCCATCATGTTTGAGATGAAAAACGAAAACGACGAAACCGCCACCAAAAAGAAAAACGAACACTTTTTCAGAGAGTTGGACAAAGACCGCAGAGAGAAAAACTGCGAATACGCCGTACTCGTCTCACTCTTGGAAGCCGACAGCGACCTCTACAACAACGGCATCGTCGACGTGTCCTACGCCTACCCGAAAATGTACGTCGTGCGCCCGCAGTTCTTCATCCCCATCGTCTCCCTGTTACGCAACGCTGCACTCAATTCATTGAAATACAAACAAGAATTGGCACAAATGCGCGCGCAAAACATCGACATCACACACTTTGAAGAAGACTTGGACAAGTTCAAAACCGATTTCGCCCGCAATTACGAACTCGCCAGCCGCAAGTTCCAAACCGCCATCGACGAAATCGACAAAACCATCAGCCACCTGCAAAAAACCAAAGAAGCCCTGCTCTCTTCCGAAAACAACCTGCGCCTCGCCAACAACAAAGCGACCGATTTGACCGTCAAAAAATTAGTGCGCAAAAACCCGACCATGAAGGCCGCCTTTGCCGCGTTGGAGAAAAAAGAGGATTGA
- a CDS encoding IS30 family transposase: MGYTQLTQDERYHIQYLSRYCTIAEIAKQLNRHKSTISREIKRHCIQGQQYSAEKAQKQSRLTKQHRRKPYKLDSQLVQHIDTLIRRKLSPEQVCAYLHKHHGITLHHSTIYRYLRQDKSNGGTLWQHLRICSKPYRKRYGSTWTRGKVPNRVGIENRPAIVDQKTRIGDWEADTIVGKNQKSALLTLVERTTRYTIICKLKNLKAEDTARAAIRVLKAYKARVHTITMDNGKEFYQHTKIAKALKAKTYFCRPYHSWEKGLNENTNGLIRQYFPKQTDFRNISDREIRRVQDELNHRPRKTLGYETPSVLFLNLFQPLVP, from the coding sequence ATGGGCTACACACAACTGACCCAAGACGAACGATACCATATCCAATACCTGTCCCGCTACTGCACCATCGCCGAAATCGCCAAACAGCTCAACCGCCACAAAAGCACCATCAGCCGCGAAATCAAGCGGCACTGCATCCAAGGACAGCAATACAGCGCCGAAAAAGCACAGAAGCAAAGCCGGCTGACCAAACAGCACCGGCGAAAACCCTATAAGCTCGATTCGCAGCTGGTTCAACACATCGACACCCTTATCCGCCGCAAACTCAGTCCCGAACAAGTATGTGCCTACCTGCATAAACACCACGGGATCACACTCCATCACAGCACTATTTACCGCTACCTCCGCCAAGACAAAAGCAACGGCGGCACTTTGTGGCAACACCTCAGAATATGCAGCAAACCCTACCGCAAACGCTACGGCAGCACATGGACCAGAGGCAAAGTGCCCAACCGCGTCGGCATAGAGAACCGACCTGCTATCGTCGACCAGAAAACCCGCATCGGCGATTGGGAGGCCGACACCATCGTCGGCAAAAATCAGAAAAGCGCGTTATTGACCTTGGTCGAACGCACTACCCGCTACACCATCATCTGCAAATTAAAGAACTTAAAAGCCGAAGACACTGCCCGGGCGGCCATTAGGGTATTAAAGGCATATAAAGCCAGAGTCCACACCATCACCATGGATAACGGCAAAGAGTTCTACCAACACACCAAAATAGCCAAAGCATTGAAGGCGAAAACCTATTTTTGCCGCCCTTACCATTCTTGGGAGAAAGGGCTGAATGAGAACACCAATGGACTCATCCGGCAATATTTCCCCAAACAAACCGATTTCCGAAACATCAGCGATCGGGAGATACGCAGGGTTCAAGATGAGTTGAACCACCGGCCGAGAAAAACACTTGGCTACGAAACGCCAAGTGTTTTATTCTTAAATCTGTTCCAACCACTGGTACCCTAG
- a CDS encoding NfeD family protein, whose protein sequence is MTAWFIAAAAVLIVELFVGTVYLLVVSAALFGAGLVYGLTGNTSIAIAAAAVLSAVGIWVVHSKFKKTTPRQELNDDLDIGQTVQILRRLHGDCYEVAYRGTHWQAQAENADAVQTTPTAVITGKNGNVLLIRFN, encoded by the coding sequence ATGACCGCTTGGTTTATTGCCGCTGCCGCCGTCCTGATTGTCGAGCTGTTTGTCGGTACTGTATATCTCTTGGTTGTCAGCGCGGCTTTGTTTGGCGCGGGATTGGTGTATGGGCTGACCGGTAATACTTCGATTGCCATCGCTGCGGCAGCCGTTTTGTCCGCCGTCGGTATCTGGGTGGTACACAGTAAATTCAAAAAAACTACGCCCCGCCAAGAATTGAACGATGATTTGGACATTGGACAGACCGTTCAAATCCTCCGCCGCCTTCACGGCGATTGCTATGAAGTTGCTTATCGGGGAACGCACTGGCAGGCGCAGGCTGAAAATGCCGATGCTGTTCAGACGACCCCTACCGCCGTAATTACTGGTAAAAACGGTAATGTTTTACTCATTCGTTTCAATTGA
- a CDS encoding SPFH domain-containing protein: MEFLYSFPVILLLVVVIFGFKAFIVVPQQEVYVVERLGRFHNALTAGLNILIPFVDRVAYRHSLKEVPLDVPSQVCITRDNTQLTVDGIIYFQVTDPKLASYGSSNYIMAITQLAQTTLRSVIGRMELDKTFEERDEINSIVVSALDEAAGAWGVKVLRYEIKDLVPPQEILRSMQAQITAEREKRARIAESEGRKIEQINLASGQREAEIQQSEGEAQAAINASNGEKIARINRAQGEAEALRLVAEANADAIRKIAEAVRSEGGSEAVNLKVAEQYVAAFSNLAKESNTLIMPANVADIGSLVSAGLKIIDSNKAAK; encoded by the coding sequence ATGGAATTTTTATACAGTTTCCCCGTCATCCTGTTGCTTGTCGTTGTAATTTTCGGCTTCAAAGCCTTTATCGTCGTGCCACAGCAGGAAGTTTACGTCGTTGAACGCCTCGGCAGATTTCACAACGCGCTGACCGCCGGTCTAAACATCCTGATTCCTTTCGTTGACCGCGTCGCCTACCGCCACTCGCTCAAAGAAGTGCCTTTGGACGTTCCCAGCCAAGTCTGCATCACCCGCGACAACACCCAGCTTACCGTGGACGGCATCATCTACTTCCAAGTAACCGATCCGAAACTCGCTTCTTACGGCTCCAGCAACTACATCATGGCGATTACCCAACTTGCCCAAACCACGCTGCGTTCGGTTATCGGCCGTATGGAGTTGGACAAAACGTTTGAAGAGCGCGACGAAATCAACAGCATCGTCGTTTCTGCGCTCGACGAAGCGGCAGGCGCATGGGGTGTGAAAGTATTGCGTTACGAAATCAAAGACTTGGTTCCGCCGCAAGAAATCCTGCGTTCTATGCAGGCGCAAATTACCGCCGAACGTGAAAAACGCGCCCGCATCGCCGAATCCGAAGGCCGCAAAATCGAGCAAATCAACCTTGCCAGCGGTCAGCGTGAAGCGGAAATCCAACAGTCCGAAGGTGAAGCGCAAGCTGCCATCAATGCGTCAAACGGCGAAAAAATCGCCCGCATCAACCGCGCACAAGGTGAAGCCGAAGCCCTGCGTCTGGTTGCTGAAGCCAACGCCGACGCCATCCGCAAAATCGCCGAGGCAGTCCGTTCAGAGGGCGGTTCCGAAGCCGTCAACCTGAAAGTTGCCGAGCAATATGTCGCCGCCTTCAGCAATTTGGCAAAAGAAAGCAACACGCTGATTATGCCTGCCAACGTCGCCGACATCGGCAGCCTGGTTTCAGCCGGACTGAAGATTATCGACAGCAACAAAGCGGCAAAATAA
- a CDS encoding multifunctional CCA addition/repair protein, giving the protein MKTYLVGGAVRDYLLGLPVKDRDWVVVGADAQTMLAQGFQPVGKDFPVFLHPDTHEEYALARTERKTAKGYAGFSFHADKDVTLEQDLMRRDLTINAMAQDSDDLIIDPFGGQQDLAAGILRHVSPAFAEDPVRILRTARFAARYGFEIAEETMKLMRQMVENGEADALVAERVWQELAKGLMEKNPRKMIEVLRECGALKVLLPEVDALFGVPQRADYHPEIDSGIHTLMTLQRAADMGLTLPERYAALLHDLGKAKTPPEILPKHHGHDLAGVEPVREVNQRLRAPRHCAELAELVCRWHIMFHQVEQFKNKTILTVLKKTDAFRRPERFATALNVCIADKQGRLNRENAPYPQRAHWLALLEAANQVDSGKIAAECRAQEKAHLIAEEIDRARLAKIAPLQKAYQTEK; this is encoded by the coding sequence ATCAAAACCTACCTCGTCGGCGGCGCCGTCCGCGATTATCTTTTAGGTTTGCCCGTCAAAGACCGCGACTGGGTGGTCGTCGGTGCCGACGCACAAACCATGCTGGCGCAAGGCTTCCAGCCGGTCGGCAAAGATTTTCCCGTGTTCCTCCACCCTGACACCCACGAAGAATACGCCCTCGCCCGTACCGAACGCAAAACCGCCAAGGGCTATGCCGGTTTCAGTTTCCACGCCGACAAAGACGTTACGCTGGAGCAGGATTTGATGCGCCGCGACCTGACCATCAACGCGATGGCGCAGGATTCAGACGACCTCATCATCGACCCCTTCGGCGGACAACAGGATTTGGCGGCGGGTATTTTGCGCCACGTTTCCCCCGCTTTTGCCGAAGACCCCGTCCGCATCCTGCGCACCGCCCGCTTTGCCGCGCGCTACGGTTTTGAAATCGCCGAAGAAACCATGAAGCTGATGCGGCAGATGGTGGAAAACGGCGAAGCGGACGCTTTGGTTGCCGAACGCGTCTGGCAGGAGTTGGCGAAAGGTTTGATGGAAAAAAATCCCCGAAAGATGATTGAAGTATTGCGCGAATGCGGCGCACTCAAAGTCTTGCTGCCCGAAGTCGATGCCCTCTTCGGTGTGCCACAACGCGCCGACTATCATCCCGAAATCGACAGCGGCATCCATACCCTGATGACGCTGCAACGCGCCGCCGATATGGGTCTGACGCTACCCGAACGCTACGCCGCCCTGCTGCATGATTTGGGCAAAGCCAAAACCCCGCCCGAAATCCTGCCCAAACACCACGGACACGACCTCGCCGGCGTCGAACCCGTACGCGAAGTCAATCAGCGGCTGCGCGCGCCGAGACACTGCGCCGAGCTTGCCGAACTTGTCTGCCGCTGGCACATCATGTTCCACCAAGTCGAGCAGTTCAAAAACAAAACCATCTTAACCGTCCTAAAAAAAACCGACGCTTTCAGACGACCCGAACGCTTCGCTACCGCCCTGAACGTCTGTATTGCCGACAAACAAGGTCGTCTGAACCGCGAAAACGCCCCCTACCCGCAACGCGCGCACTGGCTCGCCCTACTCGAAGCCGCCAACCAAGTGGATTCAGGCAAAATCGCCGCCGAATGTCGCGCGCAGGAAAAAGCGCACCTAATCGCCGAAGAAATCGACCGGGCGCGGCTGGCAAAAATTGCTCCTTTGCAAAAAGCGTATCAGACAGAAAAATAG